The following proteins are co-located in the Malus sylvestris chromosome 13, drMalSylv7.2, whole genome shotgun sequence genome:
- the LOC126595498 gene encoding protein PHR1-LIKE 3-like isoform X2 yields the protein MRTMGVKGLTLYHLKSHLQKYRLGKQSCKDAAEISKDGIAASCIAESQDTGSSSATSSRVIAEDLNDGFQVTEALRVQMEVQRRLHEQLEVQRRLQLRIEAQSKYLQSILEKACKALKDQAALAAGLEAAKEELSELAIRVSNDCEGIVPLHSAKMASLSELAAALENRDASNVMACLGNCSVDSCLTSTGSPVLPMDMSSLAAAMKKRQGPFFSNGDSLPLESKMRQEVEWIMSNIG from the exons ATGAGAACAATGGGAGTTAAAGGCCTTACCCTTTATCACTTGAAATCGCATCTTCag AAGTATCGATTGGGGAAGCAATCATGCAAAGATGCAGCTGAAATCTCCAAGGATG GGATTGCAGCTTCTTGTATTGCGGAAAGCCAGGACACTGGTTCATCCTCGGCAACCTCATCAAGAGTGATTGCGGAAGATTTGAATGA TGGCTTCCAGGTTACTGAGGCTTTGCGAGTACAAATGGAAGTCCAACGGAGACTGCATGAGCAGCTGGAG GTGCAGCGTCGTCTTCAACTTCGAATTGAAGCACAGAGCAAGTATCTTCAGTCTATACTTGAGAAAGCTTGTAAGGCTCTGAAAGACCAGGCTGCCTTGGCCGCTGGGCTTGAAGCTGCTAAGGAGGAACTCTCTGAACTAGCTATTAGGGTTTCTAATGACTGTGAAGGGATAGTCCCACTGCATTCCGCAAAAATGGCTTCATTGTCGGAACTAGCTGCCGCTCTAGAGAACAGAGATGCCTCCAATGTAATGGCTTGCCTCGGCAACTGCTCTGTTGATAGCTGCTTGACATCAACCGGAAGCCCTGTTTTGCCAATGGATATGAGTTCACTGGCTGCTGCTATGAAGAAAAGACAAGGACCCTTCTTCAGTAACGGAGACTCGTTGCCTTTGGAGAGCAAAATGAGGCAGGAAGTCGAATGGATCATGAGTAATATTGGATGA
- the LOC126595498 gene encoding protein PHR1-LIKE 3-like isoform X1: MYSSIHSLPLDGSVGGHENYGGSLDGSNLPGDGCLVLTTDPKPRLRWTAELHDRFVDAVTQLGGPDKATPKTIMRTMGVKGLTLYHLKSHLQKYRLGKQSCKDAAEISKDGIAASCIAESQDTGSSSATSSRVIAEDLNDGFQVTEALRVQMEVQRRLHEQLEVQRRLQLRIEAQSKYLQSILEKACKALKDQAALAAGLEAAKEELSELAIRVSNDCEGIVPLHSAKMASLSELAAALENRDASNVMACLGNCSVDSCLTSTGSPVLPMDMSSLAAAMKKRQGPFFSNGDSLPLESKMRQEVEWIMSNIG, encoded by the exons ATGTACTCTTCTATCCATTCTCTGCCGCTGGATGGGAGTGTTGGTGGGCATGAAAACTATGGTGGGTCGTTGGACGGTTCCAACCTGCCGGGTGATGGTTGCTTGGTTCTGACTACGGATCCAAAGCCCCGGCTTCGGTGGACGGCGGAGCTCCATGATAGGTTTGTGGATGCTGTGACTCAACTTGGTGGCCCTGACA AAGCAACACCTAAGACGATTATGAGAACAATGGGAGTTAAAGGCCTTACCCTTTATCACTTGAAATCGCATCTTCag AAGTATCGATTGGGGAAGCAATCATGCAAAGATGCAGCTGAAATCTCCAAGGATG GGATTGCAGCTTCTTGTATTGCGGAAAGCCAGGACACTGGTTCATCCTCGGCAACCTCATCAAGAGTGATTGCGGAAGATTTGAATGA TGGCTTCCAGGTTACTGAGGCTTTGCGAGTACAAATGGAAGTCCAACGGAGACTGCATGAGCAGCTGGAG GTGCAGCGTCGTCTTCAACTTCGAATTGAAGCACAGAGCAAGTATCTTCAGTCTATACTTGAGAAAGCTTGTAAGGCTCTGAAAGACCAGGCTGCCTTGGCCGCTGGGCTTGAAGCTGCTAAGGAGGAACTCTCTGAACTAGCTATTAGGGTTTCTAATGACTGTGAAGGGATAGTCCCACTGCATTCCGCAAAAATGGCTTCATTGTCGGAACTAGCTGCCGCTCTAGAGAACAGAGATGCCTCCAATGTAATGGCTTGCCTCGGCAACTGCTCTGTTGATAGCTGCTTGACATCAACCGGAAGCCCTGTTTTGCCAATGGATATGAGTTCACTGGCTGCTGCTATGAAGAAAAGACAAGGACCCTTCTTCAGTAACGGAGACTCGTTGCCTTTGGAGAGCAAAATGAGGCAGGAAGTCGAATGGATCATGAGTAATATTGGATGA